The sequence GCTTCACGTCCAAATGCATTGTTCTCGCTAAGCATACAATTTGTAGACAAACCACTAAAGATATTGTATGTTTGATCCAGAGGTCATTTGGAAATATGCTTTTGTCATTTTTGTGTGAAAATCATCACTTTACTGTTGTGTCAAATGTAGAGATAGTGTAGAGATATTCACAGTGCATGTACTTATGCCACCAGTTTTGTggtaatgtaaatgttttttctCAACAGGACACAAGTGATCCTACATATTTGTGAATGTTATTCATCTGTAACATTATATAAAATTACTATATTTGTCTTCATCTGTCATTCTAATAAAATTACAACAAATAGTTGTGCTGTTTTTCTAATGGCAATGTAATAATTCAATAGACAACAGGGTGGGTGTACAGCATAGGTATTGATATATGGTCTGGGGTGAACAGTACGATCAAAGCCAGCTGACACATTCATGGCATGTAAAACCAGTTAGTAAAGTATTGCATTCTAGCAAGACTAACTTGAGCCAAGGCCTGTCAttcattcaatcaatccttatcatAAATCGTTTTTAAAACCTCCTGCATTAAGAATCTCAGCACTTCCATCTCTTGTCAGATCACCAAGGAATATTAGTCAGGCATTCAGTATGCACACCTAAAATATGCGGAATAAAGGTCCTAGAACTCCGGATGCCTAATGCGCATGCCTTCTCAAAGTTTCTGTTGCAGAAAGCAAGCAGCAGAAAAAGCATCGGTGAGCAAACATCATAACCAAAATATCGATGTTCGATCATCTCGCAAAAATGTTTCGCAAATACCTTTCTCTTGATTTCGCGGGGGAGTATGTATTTTGCGCATTATGACTTTCCAGCGTTTCGTTTTGCAAAATGTTTACTTCAGTAGCTATCAGACGCCGGTTATgatagctggctaacgttagctagttaacctAACTGATCGCTAGCAGCACAAAGAAGTGTTCAATGCTTTGTGGTGCTATGACTCGAGGTATTTGTTTGCTTTCTATATTGCTTGCTTCTTTATCAACTGACTAACTTAGATGGTTAACTTCTCGTGTAACAGTACGTTAGCCTAAGCAACGTTACTGATTAGAACTACAATGCCTGTGTTATGTAGTTTGTTTGAAAAAAAATAAGTACTTTTTGGCACGCTAATATTGTGTAGCTAAATAGTTAGCGCTCATTTACATTTTAAGTGGTCCATTGACTACTAGACGACAATGCTGCTCAACGATGACACCAGCTAGTTAGTATTTAAGGTCTGTTCATAACTAGTTATATTAATGTCCTCGCATTCTAGATCAGAGAAGCCCTACCCAGCCCAGAGCCAACGTTGAATGACTGTTATTGATATTTACGCAATGATGCAATAACATTTATGGTAGACCTAGTCATCAGACTGTCTGAGTATATTTATTGTAACTAGTAGTTCCATCCTTTTCAAGAACTGGTCAGCTGGACACTAATCAGCTACAGTGTAAGACTGCATTCTTGAGTCATTGGGACTTCTGGGTTCTGACACATTTAGCTTTGTTCCAGAACTGAAAGGTGTTCTAGGTGACATTAAAGAACCATTACATACTTAAAACACAGCTGTTCTGCATCGCTTAGTATTGTAAAGCATTTACAttatagtcatttagcagactctcttatccagagtgcatacattttcatactggtcccccactattggcccagcgccgttagggtttggccggggtaggccgtcattgtaagtaaaaacttgttcttaactgacttgttagataaataggaattgaacccacaaccctggggtTGCAAgtgccgtgctctaccaactgagctacacatgCGCACTAGACCTGAGCTCATTTTCCCTGGCTAAACAAGCATTTCagtacacctgcaataacatctaaatatgtgtatgtgaccaataaaatgtaatttaaactagctggctagctgaacTATGCTAGTTTTTAACCTAATTACCAAACTTCATATATGCTGTACTCTCAACTTAAACTCATTTGCTAGTTATACAATCATGTAACTAAGTCATTTGCTGGAAAGAAACTTAAATTGTATTTTGTTGAAAAGTCATGACTGTTTCCAGATATGTCGTAAGATGACAGTGGTGAAGGATATCATTGCTACTTAACTTGGATCCAAGTTCAGTTTTGAGATCCACCATCTTCATTGGCACAGGGTTAGCTGGAAGTATCTGACTGGTCTTGGAACTGTGACAACAGGCAGCCTCTCCCCGCTTGGCTTGataggatatgtagtgattttgCCAACACAGCCAGATATGTACAAGGTCTTGTACCCTTAACCTTTTTTCAACTGACTATTGTAGTTGTTGATTACTCATTAATAATGTCGAGTTAATTGACAAGAGAACTTGAGAAAATATCAACTCTACATATCGCAATGCCTAAATTACCTCTGGAGACTAAGGGTCtgtggagctcctcttcctcctcaccactctatgggccctggtcaggagtagtacactatatagggtgtaatttgggatgcagacacagAGATTGGAGGAGCCAGCTTGAGGTTCTCTAGCCAGTAGCCGTCATGCAGTATGTCCTGCTGTGCCCTGGGAAAGGAGAAAAGGCGTCTCCATCTAAAGCCCCCCTGCTCTGTCTGTCTAGCGGCAGGTAGGGTGTTTGCTGTAAAAGGCTGAGGCACAAATGCGGGCTGATTACCGACTGACTGCCATTTTAGAAAGGTTACAATGTACAGGAAATAAATAGCCTTATGGCTGAGTCATTTTACATGGTCAATGTGGCGTCTCTCTCAGCATGGTGAGGAGAGTGTTTCTCATGTTGCATTAGTGGAAGTGTGACATGCTGGCCTGTCTGCCAGCATCATCAGGTGACCCTACAACCCGATTTCTCTCCCACACGCAGATGAACACTGGACTTCAGCAATGTAAGTGTTTTTATCTGATAGAATTGAATACTATAGTTTTATAGAAATCTGAAATCAGTTTCCTATTCATATTTCTACTTAATGAGTTGTAAATCCTGTCCAGTTACTAGTTGAATGAAGAAACTTTGGTTGTGTAAAAATTCCttgttctgtctctgtccttcttTCCATCCTAGGGGACACTACACAGAAGATGAGATCTGCCAACTATCCAACCCCAGCAGAATTGGATGCCTTTGCTAAGAAAGTCGCCAACAAGCCTCTGACCATAAAGATCTTCCCCAACAGTGTCAAAGTACCTCAGAGAAAGCACATCCGCCGCACAGTGAACGGGTTGGACACGTCCAGCTCCAGCCAGCGCCACAGCCCCTACCCGTCTCAGGTCAGCAGCACCAGAGCGGGCCTCCTGGCCGTCCTCCGCACTTCGACCGGCAAAAGCGCCCTCAAAGACACAGACGGCAGCCGAGCCCATCTGCTTCCCAAAGCAGCCATGAACCTCCACAGCGGGTCGTACGTTCCTCAAAGCTCTTTAAATCTCCCCGAGCATGTCCCCCACCTCCAGGGCTTGTCTCAAACCCAACACCAGGCATTGAAACAGAAACAGGGCCTCTCCCACCCACATCCACAGCATGCTgtacagcagcacaacatggctcACCATGTGACTTCACAGCCACAGAATATGCCTCAACCTCGCCCTAAAACTTTACAGCAACAGAACATGGCCCACCCTCAAACTTTACAGCGGCAACAAAGCTTGTCCCAGCTGCAAACTGTACAGCAGCAACAGCAGAATCTGGCGCACCCCCAGAATATCCAGCGGCAGCAAAGTTTGCCTCACACGCAGACTTTACGACAGCAAAATCAGACTCTGCCACAAACCTTACAGCAGCATCTTCTTCATCCTCAGACGCTGCAGCACCAGACTCATCCTCACCAACAAGCTTTAGTACAGCAGGCTGTGGCTCAGGCTCAAGGTCTCCGGCACCTGCCTGACTTAGCCCACGCCCAGCCTCCACCTAGTCTGCAACATTCCCAGGGCCTGCAGCACTCCCAGAGCCTGTCACAGCCTCTCACCCAGGGCCTCCGGCACCAGCCTGACGTAGCCCAGTCCCAGCCTCCACCCAGTCTGCAACATTCCCAGGGCCTCCCCCCATCTCAGCAGCTCCCCCAGGCCTCCTGTGCCGGCCCTGGCCCTCCCTTTGCTTCCAATGCCCTGCAGCCCCAGCCAGGCCCCCCCTACGGCCCCAGGAAGCTGCCAGACGCAGACGTCCCGCCAAACGTAACTGTATCTACCTCCACCATCCCGCTATCCATGGCGGCCGGCCTGCACCACAACCGGCCGGGCACAGACCTGAGCAGCATCGTGCACCAGATCAACCAGTTCTGCCAGGCTCGGGCCGGAATGGGTGCCACCTCGGTGTGCGAGGGCCAGATTGCCAACCCCAGCCCCATCAGCCGTAACCTTCTCATCAATGCCAGCTCCAGGGTCAACACACCCCACAATCTGGACCTCCTTCCCTCCTGCCTGCTGGGCCCCACAGAGAAGGCCCCTGGAGAGTCCCAGGGCCCTGCTGGTGGCCTACAGCCCAACATGGCTGTCATGAATAGGATGCCACCTGCTTTCCACGCTGACATAAAGCAGCAGTTACAGCAGCAGCAATTACAGCAGTTACAACAGGTTCACCAGCAGCAACAACATAATCAGTTACAGCAGCTCCAACAGGTCCATCAGCAGCAACAACTACAACATCAGTTACAGCAGCAACTCCAACAGCAACGCTCCTGGAACCAGCACCAGCTGGTTCACATGCAGCACCTGCCCGAGGGAGCCAACCCCAGCAAGAACCCCAGGAGAGAAATCCCCTCTGGGCCTGTCTTCCCTGCCAAGACCCTCAACTATCCCCACGTGCTGCTGGCTTCGCAGCCACAAGCCTTCTACCTTAAACACCCATCAGACAAGACAACCCCCTCGCCCTCCGTAACCGGCCCACCGGGTGGCACCATGCCCAGTTACACCAATGGGGGCTACCTGCAGGCTCCATGGGGCAGTGTCCTACAAGCAGGCAAAAGTGATGGTCTAGGCCCTCTGGATTTGGCCTTCCAGGGGGGCCCGTCAGGGGCCTCCATAGACTGCAGCACACCAGGATCACAGTACCGACCAGGAGCCAGACCCGGGTTCCCAGGTTCGGGTCAGACCAAGCTGATGAAGCAGAACGTGTCTGATTACCTGGCTGGGGATTTCCAGACGTTCCAGCATAACCCAGGTGCCATGGGGAAGATGCACAGGCCCCCCATGGGTAGAGCTCCAGCCCAGGGCCCAGAGCTAGGCAACGCTAGAAATATCCCCGCTCACCACACAGGCTATAGATAGATGGATAGCAGTCTTTACCTCACCAGTTGTGTGTCATGGTTTGTGAATGATTCAAGATTATAATCAGGTGTCCACATGTTGTAGAGTTCTTGCAAGTGATCAATTGAATGTTCTCCCTAGTCGGTTGCTCCTGCTCTCAATGTTCAATCGCTGACTTATGTTTTAAAAGTAGGTCCTCAGCCCTTAAAGGTATCTGTTAAACCTTAGTGCCAGATGAAGGGTTTTTGATTGTTATTCCAATGATGAAGAATACTTACTCATACCACAACATGGACATCTGCTTCTTGTAGTATTTTCTGGAATACTCTATTGTGATCTAGGACAAAGTAGAGAACCTAGTAGGGCTACATCCTTTCCACATAACAATTACCAGTTATGCCCAGGTTGTCATGGAACCAACCACGCCCTTTTACAACATTAGTGGCCTTAAAGCTGCCAATGCAGCGGCTGAAAATGGGTTGTTATTTCCTGGCCTATGTTTACATTTGAATGGGTATTTTTGTATGCTAATATGAATCAGGTTCATGTCTGGGTATATTCTTACTTCAATCTCTCCCCATATAGAGTAAGGTACTGCTACAACCATTTTGTCCTGTCCTCCTGTGTGTGATAAGACCTTAAGACGGAGTACTTTTGAAGTCGTTTTTAGTGTTTTTTCTTATCCCTACCTTGTTCTGTTACTTAAATTAAATTGTCTCTACTTGAATTTCTCCAGTGACGTTTTCAGTATGAGGGCTTGGAGAATCGAAATGTCATGCTAAACATTTACAAAAGGAACAAAACATCCCTTTGGGGAAAAACATTAATTGTCTTTTGAATAATGTGAACCCAGTAGGATCAATCCCCTGATCTTGAAAGGAATTGTCTGTGTGTGCATAGACCAAATTGATCACTTGCAAGTGTGCAAGTACAACCGAACATACCAGAGGGTTAAAATATTTATTTGTTTCACCACTATACTACTGTAAACAAGTGAATGGATTCCTTGTGGATCTTTACCTGTCTGTGGGGGTTCTGGTAAGCTGGGGGGTATCCTACGAAGCAGGTTTGAAgagttagcgaggtaactttggtcaactgaGTCTTAATGAAAAGTTTGACATTCGACTAGCCATGTGCAACGtgcagttacaagcctgctagaaTTAGTGGCAGGTGTACGAGCAATATCCACTGTCGTAGTACGGCTGAAGACAGCTGGAATGTGACGCTAACAGAAGCTGGTTCGCTTCAGAAAactgagtagatctagcttgcttaTTGGGATACCCCTCTTCCTTCACTTGCTAGCCAAACCCTAACTGTGTATTGTCTCTGTACTACCTAGAAAGGAGAACTGAGGTTCAGTCCAGTTATTTTAAATGCAGGTTACCTCCTCATGCTAGTAGATGGGTCtagccatagaaatataattacttc comes from Salvelinus alpinus chromosome 21, SLU_Salpinus.1, whole genome shotgun sequence and encodes:
- the LOC139548014 gene encoding protein FAM222B-like, translated to MLACLPASSGDPTTRFLSHTQMNTGLQQWDTTQKMRSANYPTPAELDAFAKKVANKPLTIKIFPNSVKVPQRKHIRRTVNGLDTSSSSQRHSPYPSQVSSTRAGLLAVLRTSTGKSALKDTDGSRAHLLPKAAMNLHSGSYVPQSSLNLPEHVPHLQGLSQTQHQALKQKQGLSHPHPQHAVQQHNMAHHVTSQPQNMPQPRPKTLQQQNMAHPQTLQRQQSLSQLQTVQQQQQNLAHPQNIQRQQSLPHTQTLRQQNQTLPQTLQQHLLHPQTLQHQTHPHQQALVQQAVAQAQGLRHLPDLAHAQPPPSLQHSQGLQHSQSLSQPLTQGLRHQPDVAQSQPPPSLQHSQGLPPSQQLPQASCAGPGPPFASNALQPQPGPPYGPRKLPDADVPPNVTVSTSTIPLSMAAGLHHNRPGTDLSSIVHQINQFCQARAGMGATSVCEGQIANPSPISRNLLINASSRVNTPHNLDLLPSCLLGPTEKAPGESQGPAGGLQPNMAVMNRMPPAFHADIKQQLQQQQLQQLQQVHQQQQHNQLQQLQQVHQQQQLQHQLQQQLQQQRSWNQHQLVHMQHLPEGANPSKNPRREIPSGPVFPAKTLNYPHVLLASQPQAFYLKHPSDKTTPSPSVTGPPGGTMPSYTNGGYLQAPWGSVLQAGKSDGLGPLDLAFQGGPSGASIDCSTPGSQYRPGARPGFPGSGQTKLMKQNVSDYLAGDFQTFQHNPGAMGKMHRPPMGRAPAQGPELGNARNIPAHHTGYR